A single region of the Stegostoma tigrinum isolate sSteTig4 chromosome 8, sSteTig4.hap1, whole genome shotgun sequence genome encodes:
- the pars2 gene encoding probable proline--tRNA ligase, mitochondrial isoform X2 yields the protein MEMAVYSYSRQLFNRLFFDNLHLHKSHYHHSRSKHILLSRLFQPMNLREDRTIGAGRSSEITCKSQRLMLQAGLIQPANTGCFHYLPYTVRAMEKLVRVIDKEMQSIGGQKVNMPSLTSASLWKISERWDLLGKELFRLKDRHNMEYCLSPTHEEAVTELIAMQGNLSYRQLPLMLYQVTRKFRDEPKPRFGLLRGREFYMKDMYTFDVSEEAAMETYDLISQAYCRIFDQLGLQFVKVQADTGSIGGKVSHEFQLPADIGEDRLLICSDCHFAANVEAMTDIETNCPQCHGKLKESKGIEVGHTFYLGTKYSNILGASYSNTENKPVIAEMGCFGLGVTRILAAAIEVLSTEDDIRWPSLLAPYQVCIVPPKKGSKEELSLGLSETLYDTLIDAVPQLRGEVLLDDRSHLTIGKRLKDASRLGYPYVVVAGKRVLENPPVFEVNCQNNGKTVFLTQEGVLDFLRNVKIA from the coding sequence ATGGAGATGGCAGTCTATTCATATTCAAGACAATTGTTCAACAGACTGTTCTTTGACAACTTACATTTACACAAGTCCCATTATCACCACAGTAGGTCCAAGCATATATTACTGTCTCGTCTCTTTCAGCCAATGAATCTCCGTGAGGACAGAACTATTGGGGCTGGCCGGTCCAGCGAGATTACCTGCAAGAGCCAAAGACTGATGCTTCAGGCGGGTCTTATTCAGCCAGCCAATACAGGCTGTTTTCACTATCTGCCATATACAGTTCGAGCCATGGAGAAACTTGTTCGTGTGATTGATAAGGAAATGCAGTCCATTGGGGGTCAAAAGGTGAATATGCCCAGCCTTACCTCAGCAAGTCTGTGGAAGATCAGTGAACGTTGGGACCTTCTGGGGAAGGAACTATTCAGATTGAAGGATAGGCATAACATGGAATACTGTTTAAGTCCAACCCATGAGGAAGCAGTGACGGAGCTCATTGCCATGCAGGGTAATCTCTCATACAGACAGCTACCTTTGATGCTTTACCAAGTGACAAGAAAGTTCCGAGATGAGCCAAAGCCACGTTTCGGTTTGCTCCGTGGACGAGAGTTCTACATGAAGGATATGTACACGTTTGATGTCTCGGAAGAAGCTGCCATGGAGACCTATGACCTTATTTCCCAAGCTTATTGTCGCATCTTTGACCAGTTGGGATTGCAGTTTGTAAAGGTGCAGGCAGACactggcagcattggtggtaaGGTGTCTCACGAGTTCCAGCTGCCAGCTGACATTGGGGAGGATCGCCTTTTAATATGTTCTGACTGCCATTTTGCAGCCAACGTCGAAGCAATGACAGACATTGAAACAAACTGCCCGCAGTGTCATGGAAAGCTGAAAGAAAGCAAAGGCATTGAGGTGGGACACACTTTTTACCTTGGGACAAAGTATTCAAATATTTTAGGTGCCTCGTATTCCAACACCGAGAATAAGCCTGTCATAGCCGAAATGGGTTGTTTTGGTCTTGGAGTCACGCGAATACTAGCCGCTGCCATAGAGGTTTTGTCAACGGAAGATGACATTCGCTGGCCGAGCCTCCTTGCCCCTTACCAAGTTTGCATTGTTCCACCTAAGAAAGGCAGCAAGGAAGAACTGAGCCTAGGTCTATCTGAAACCCTGTATGATACTCTAATAGATGCTGTCCCCCAGCTTCGTGGAGAGGTACTCTTGGATGACCGAAGCCACCTGACTATAGGCAAGAGATTGAAAGATGCCAGTCGTCTGGGTTACCCGTATGTTGTCGTTGCAGGGAAGAGGGTTTTGGAAAATCCACCTGTTTTTGAAGTCAACTGCCAAAATAATGGGAAAACAGTATTCCTCACGCAAGAAGGTGTCTTGGACTTTTTGAGAAACGTGAAGATTGCTTAG
- the pars2 gene encoding probable proline--tRNA ligase, mitochondrial isoform X1, with protein MNDSSQDLFWDGRTDYFSDAPMEMAVYSYSRQLFNRLFFDNLHLHKSHYHHSRSKHILLSRLFQPMNLREDRTIGAGRSSEITCKSQRLMLQAGLIQPANTGCFHYLPYTVRAMEKLVRVIDKEMQSIGGQKVNMPSLTSASLWKISERWDLLGKELFRLKDRHNMEYCLSPTHEEAVTELIAMQGNLSYRQLPLMLYQVTRKFRDEPKPRFGLLRGREFYMKDMYTFDVSEEAAMETYDLISQAYCRIFDQLGLQFVKVQADTGSIGGKVSHEFQLPADIGEDRLLICSDCHFAANVEAMTDIETNCPQCHGKLKESKGIEVGHTFYLGTKYSNILGASYSNTENKPVIAEMGCFGLGVTRILAAAIEVLSTEDDIRWPSLLAPYQVCIVPPKKGSKEELSLGLSETLYDTLIDAVPQLRGEVLLDDRSHLTIGKRLKDASRLGYPYVVVAGKRVLENPPVFEVNCQNNGKTVFLTQEGVLDFLRNVKIA; from the exons ATGAATGATTCATCCCAGGACCTCTTTTGGGATGGAAG AACTGATTATTTCTCGGATGCACCAATGGAGATGGCAGTCTATTCATATTCAAGACAATTGTTCAACAGACTGTTCTTTGACAACTTACATTTACACAAGTCCCATTATCACCACAGTAGGTCCAAGCATATATTACTGTCTCGTCTCTTTCAGCCAATGAATCTCCGTGAGGACAGAACTATTGGGGCTGGCCGGTCCAGCGAGATTACCTGCAAGAGCCAAAGACTGATGCTTCAGGCGGGTCTTATTCAGCCAGCCAATACAGGCTGTTTTCACTATCTGCCATATACAGTTCGAGCCATGGAGAAACTTGTTCGTGTGATTGATAAGGAAATGCAGTCCATTGGGGGTCAAAAGGTGAATATGCCCAGCCTTACCTCAGCAAGTCTGTGGAAGATCAGTGAACGTTGGGACCTTCTGGGGAAGGAACTATTCAGATTGAAGGATAGGCATAACATGGAATACTGTTTAAGTCCAACCCATGAGGAAGCAGTGACGGAGCTCATTGCCATGCAGGGTAATCTCTCATACAGACAGCTACCTTTGATGCTTTACCAAGTGACAAGAAAGTTCCGAGATGAGCCAAAGCCACGTTTCGGTTTGCTCCGTGGACGAGAGTTCTACATGAAGGATATGTACACGTTTGATGTCTCGGAAGAAGCTGCCATGGAGACCTATGACCTTATTTCCCAAGCTTATTGTCGCATCTTTGACCAGTTGGGATTGCAGTTTGTAAAGGTGCAGGCAGACactggcagcattggtggtaaGGTGTCTCACGAGTTCCAGCTGCCAGCTGACATTGGGGAGGATCGCCTTTTAATATGTTCTGACTGCCATTTTGCAGCCAACGTCGAAGCAATGACAGACATTGAAACAAACTGCCCGCAGTGTCATGGAAAGCTGAAAGAAAGCAAAGGCATTGAGGTGGGACACACTTTTTACCTTGGGACAAAGTATTCAAATATTTTAGGTGCCTCGTATTCCAACACCGAGAATAAGCCTGTCATAGCCGAAATGGGTTGTTTTGGTCTTGGAGTCACGCGAATACTAGCCGCTGCCATAGAGGTTTTGTCAACGGAAGATGACATTCGCTGGCCGAGCCTCCTTGCCCCTTACCAAGTTTGCATTGTTCCACCTAAGAAAGGCAGCAAGGAAGAACTGAGCCTAGGTCTATCTGAAACCCTGTATGATACTCTAATAGATGCTGTCCCCCAGCTTCGTGGAGAGGTACTCTTGGATGACCGAAGCCACCTGACTATAGGCAAGAGATTGAAAGATGCCAGTCGTCTGGGTTACCCGTATGTTGTCGTTGCAGGGAAGAGGGTTTTGGAAAATCCACCTGTTTTTGAAGTCAACTGCCAAAATAATGGGAAAACAGTATTCCTCACGCAAGAAGGTGTCTTGGACTTTTTGAGAAACGTGAAGATTGCTTAG